A genomic segment from Microbacterium sp. SORGH_AS_0428 encodes:
- a CDS encoding PAS domain-containing sensor histidine kinase encodes MTRTRRLEPTSDELIDVPMGADISEPESSAAPAFDEAPAAAPASGVGLPVPVTAVPAHAATGALVQDWTAQVTSVAIVHLDVEGRVVGWNPGAEKLKGYTPEEILGSSFTRFYREEDRLRGVPLRLLAIAATRGSVEDNGWRVRADGSLFWAHVIITALRDDAGEVAGFVKIVSDLTAAKQREDAEFDFLRAFAHDFLSPITALRGYVDLMAEPGGNTTAAVERISAVTDHLATMIQDLSARLVPTRPRPARSRADASVTVREAAELVLPGDAYGRIRYRSPRSVAVQADPVALRRAIANLVDNAAKYSEGPIEISVEIDGSQVRIAISDRGRGIAPEDLERIFDPLERGRLSNPDDGGTGIGLASTKALIERQGGEVLLSSTVGKGTTATIMLPADDDGGRASSDASGATVRDIRAAGDRGATDGGGSVRERVARPAA; translated from the coding sequence ATGACGCGTACCCGACGCCTCGAACCGACGAGCGATGAACTGATCGACGTCCCGATGGGAGCCGATATCTCCGAGCCCGAATCCTCCGCCGCGCCGGCGTTCGACGAGGCGCCCGCCGCCGCACCCGCATCCGGTGTGGGCCTGCCCGTTCCTGTCACCGCCGTCCCCGCGCACGCCGCGACGGGCGCGCTCGTGCAGGACTGGACCGCGCAGGTCACCTCTGTGGCCATCGTGCACCTCGACGTGGAGGGCCGGGTCGTGGGGTGGAATCCCGGCGCCGAGAAGTTGAAGGGCTACACGCCCGAGGAGATCCTCGGCTCCTCCTTCACGCGCTTCTATCGCGAGGAGGATCGGCTGCGCGGTGTGCCGCTGCGCCTGCTCGCGATCGCTGCGACGCGGGGGTCGGTCGAGGACAACGGCTGGCGGGTGCGTGCCGACGGCTCGCTGTTCTGGGCGCACGTGATCATCACGGCACTGCGCGACGACGCGGGGGAGGTCGCCGGGTTCGTGAAGATCGTCTCCGACCTGACCGCCGCCAAACAGCGGGAGGATGCGGAGTTCGACTTCCTGCGCGCCTTCGCCCACGACTTCCTCTCGCCGATCACCGCCTTGCGCGGTTACGTGGATCTGATGGCCGAGCCCGGCGGCAACACGACCGCCGCCGTCGAGCGCATCTCCGCGGTCACCGATCACCTCGCCACGATGATCCAGGACCTCTCGGCGCGTCTCGTGCCCACCCGCCCGCGTCCGGCGCGCAGCCGTGCGGATGCCTCCGTGACGGTGCGGGAGGCGGCCGAGCTCGTGCTTCCCGGCGACGCGTACGGCCGCATCCGCTATCGCTCGCCGCGGTCGGTCGCGGTGCAGGCGGACCCGGTGGCGCTGCGACGGGCGATCGCGAATCTGGTCGACAACGCGGCGAAGTACAGCGAGGGTCCCATCGAGATCTCCGTCGAGATCGACGGTTCCCAGGTGCGCATCGCGATCTCCGATCGTGGGCGCGGCATCGCCCCGGAGGATCTCGAGCGCATCTTCGACCCCCTCGAACGCGGGCGACTGTCCAACCCGGATGACGGCGGGACCGGCATCGGGCTGGCGAGCACGAAGGCGCTCATCGAACGACAGGGCGGCGAGGTGCTGCTGAGCAGCACCGTGGGTAAGGGCACGACGGCCACGATCATGCTCCCCGCCGACGATGATGGCGGGCGCGCGTCGAGCGACGCGTCGGGCGCGACCGTGCGCGACATCCGCGCCGCCGGCGACCGGGGCGCCACCGACGGCGGCGGCTCGGTGCGGGAACGCGTCGCGCGTCCCGCGGCATGA
- a CDS encoding flavin reductase family protein, with protein sequence MTWNHPWAQIVPGPDGIARTVLPAAPKDADAVRDMFAQHPTGIAAICALTSEGPQAMVATSFALGISFDPPLVLFSAQQSSRTWPLIAGAARIGVSVLGEENAAAVRTLASRSGDRFAGLVTAQTDGGAILIDGARMWLECRVHSDEPLGDHRLVVLEVLGGSSHRGTAPLVYHDGGVGSLAAS encoded by the coding sequence ATGACCTGGAATCACCCGTGGGCGCAGATCGTCCCCGGACCCGACGGGATCGCCCGTACCGTCCTGCCCGCCGCGCCGAAGGATGCGGATGCGGTGCGCGACATGTTCGCGCAGCATCCCACCGGGATCGCGGCGATCTGCGCGCTCACCTCGGAGGGGCCGCAGGCGATGGTGGCGACCTCGTTCGCCCTCGGCATCTCGTTCGATCCCCCGCTCGTGCTCTTCTCCGCTCAACAGTCCTCCCGCACCTGGCCGCTGATCGCCGGCGCCGCACGTATCGGTGTCTCGGTGCTCGGTGAGGAGAACGCGGCAGCGGTACGCACGCTCGCGTCGCGGTCGGGGGACCGGTTCGCCGGCCTCGTCACCGCGCAGACCGACGGCGGCGCCATCCTCATCGACGGCGCGCGGATGTGGCTCGAGTGCCGCGTGCACAGCGACGAGCCCCTGGGCGATCACCGACTCGTCGTGCTGGAGGTGCTCGGCGGATCGAGTCATCGCGGCACGGCGCCGCTCGTCTATCACGACGGCGGCGTGGGGAGCCTGGCCGCATCCTGA